The following coding sequences lie in one Enterococcus sp. 9E7_DIV0242 genomic window:
- a CDS encoding DUF916 and DUF3324 domain-containing protein: MKKNKNYLWPLFLLYIVTSCIWGVSTYAEETATTEGGAEDPLGGFNYQVILPENQHKKDVGYFNLMMVPGQEQIVEVQLINDSAHEMTINISLNGTKTNGNGVIEYGPTDIEDDKSLKYKFTDIVTGEKQVIIPAQSLVSYYLTIKMPEASYDGKIVGGIQLQQEVDHSNSQGGIINEYAYMIGMVLQENETVLESNLEMNRAYAGLSNYRNAVFINFSNTVADFLRDMTVDVQIMPADSEEVLYDTKKAGMEMAPNTLINFPVTMNGDPMEPGDYKAHILVTAGEKRWEWTENFTITDEEADKFNGQDVSLLQERTIDWKMIAAIVGGALAVILIIFVIVRIILKNKGKKKGKRKPSKKGNRK, encoded by the coding sequence ATGAAGAAAAATAAAAACTATTTATGGCCATTATTCCTTCTGTACATAGTTACAAGTTGTATTTGGGGTGTCTCTACATATGCAGAAGAAACAGCAACGACAGAAGGCGGAGCGGAAGATCCATTAGGTGGGTTTAATTATCAAGTTATTCTTCCGGAGAATCAACACAAAAAGGATGTTGGGTATTTCAATTTGATGATGGTTCCGGGACAGGAACAGATTGTGGAAGTTCAACTGATCAACGATTCTGCGCATGAAATGACGATCAATATTTCATTAAATGGAACCAAAACGAATGGAAATGGTGTAATCGAATACGGGCCAACCGACATAGAAGATGATAAATCATTGAAATATAAGTTTACAGATATAGTGACTGGAGAAAAGCAGGTAATTATTCCGGCACAATCACTTGTTTCTTATTATTTAACGATCAAAATGCCGGAGGCTTCTTATGATGGCAAGATTGTCGGTGGGATTCAATTGCAGCAGGAAGTGGATCATTCGAACAGTCAAGGTGGGATTATCAATGAATATGCCTACATGATTGGTATGGTACTTCAAGAAAACGAGACAGTACTAGAATCCAATTTAGAGATGAATAGAGCTTATGCCGGATTATCGAACTATCGAAATGCTGTTTTTATCAATTTCTCAAATACAGTAGCTGATTTTCTCAGAGATATGACAGTGGATGTTCAAATCATGCCTGCTGATTCAGAAGAAGTACTTTATGATACAAAAAAAGCCGGCATGGAGATGGCTCCCAACACATTAATCAACTTTCCTGTGACCATGAATGGTGATCCGATGGAGCCTGGAGATTATAAGGCGCATATTTTAGTAACCGCAGGTGAAAAGCGTTGGGAATGGACAGAGAATTTTACGATTACTGATGAAGAAGCAGATAAGTTTAACGGTCAAGATGTGTCGTTGCTTCAAGAAAGAACGATTGATTGGAAAATGATTGCAGCGATCGTTGGTGGAGCATTAGCAGTTATTCTGATAATTTTTGTTATTGTGCGTATCATTCTTAAAAATAAAGGGAAGAAAAAAGGAAAACGTAAGCCTTCAAAAAAGGGGAATAGAAAATAG
- the lepB gene encoding signal peptidase I, whose translation MKKENKKNRMKKKSAKTQGRVTPLRSAEREKEKQSAKKKKRMNVTGKKQQLKKTAEKPLQKNSRSQSIQSQRKKKVSAGNRKKKKLKLFMVEIGLTLSVFLGLFFLVYFFTFRVVQTQGYSMTPTLNDRDQLFVSKIGTIEHFDLICIKETGTNDLLIRRVIGLPGDRLEYKADQLYINETEKVERYLTTGIAQNGEVQFTEDFTLTELTKKSQVPEKSYFVLGDNRPYASDSRHFGFVSEKDVVGVVKFRIFPFHTMTVF comes from the coding sequence ATGAAGAAAGAGAATAAAAAAAATAGAATGAAAAAAAAATCAGCAAAAACGCAAGGGAGAGTTACTCCCTTACGTTCAGCTGAACGAGAGAAAGAGAAACAATCTGCCAAAAAGAAAAAGCGGATGAATGTGACAGGAAAGAAGCAACAACTGAAAAAAACGGCGGAAAAACCGTTGCAAAAAAATAGTCGATCTCAATCGATACAATCTCAGCGGAAAAAGAAAGTATCTGCCGGCAACCGAAAAAAAAAGAAGTTGAAATTATTTATGGTGGAAATTGGTTTGACATTGAGTGTCTTTTTAGGGTTGTTTTTTCTGGTGTATTTTTTTACATTCAGAGTGGTTCAGACACAGGGCTATTCGATGACGCCAACTTTGAATGATCGAGATCAATTGTTTGTAAGCAAAATCGGTACGATTGAGCATTTTGATTTGATTTGTATCAAAGAGACTGGAACAAATGACCTGCTCATCAGACGTGTAATCGGTCTGCCGGGAGATCGTTTGGAGTATAAAGCGGATCAGCTTTATATCAATGAAACGGAAAAGGTTGAACGCTATTTGACTACTGGCATAGCACAAAATGGAGAAGTCCAATTTACAGAGGATTTTACATTAACTGAACTGACCAAAAAAAGTCAGGTTCCAGAGAAAAGCTATTTTGTATTAGGAGATAATCGTCCTTATGCATCGGACAGTCGTCATTTTGGTTTTGTTTCAGAGAAGGACGTTGTCGGTGTAGTCAAGTTTCGGATTTTCCCTTTCCATACAATGACTGTTTTTTAG